A window of the Parabacteroides merdae ATCC 43184 genome harbors these coding sequences:
- the rpmA gene encoding 50S ribosomal protein L27: MAHKKGVGSSKNGRESQSKRLGVKLFGGEVAKAGNIIVRQRGTVHHPGENVGIGKDHTLYALVDGVVTFRRGKENRSFVSVKKVVAEA, from the coding sequence ATGGCACATAAGAAAGGTGTGGGTAGTTCTAAGAACGGCCGTGAATCACAAAGTAAGAGATTAGGTGTTAAGCTTTTCGGTGGTGAAGTTGCTAAAGCTGGTAACATCATCGTTCGTCAGAGAGGAACAGTTCATCATCCGGGTGAGAACGTAGGTATCGGTAAAGATCATACGTTGTATGCATTGGTTGATGGCGTGGTAACTTTCCGTAGAGGCAAGGAAAACCGTTCTTTCGTTTCTGTAAAAAAAGTGGTAGCAGAAGCATAA
- a CDS encoding C40 family peptidase: MTRRNFIILYIGILLFFLALTSCGSKKQCVVLPSDFKGPKELSRLYGVRLTPNDNIFLYNEGARWLGVPHRMGGLTKKGVDCSGFVAIVFREVYGKQLARSSADMLKHNCKKVSRANLKEGDLVFFRTGKGRKKVPNHVGIYLKNGKFIHTSTSNGVIVSSLSEPYYVRTWLTGGRVKNL, from the coding sequence ATGACTCGTAGGAATTTTATCATACTTTATATCGGAATACTGTTGTTTTTTCTGGCTCTAACATCGTGTGGCAGTAAAAAACAATGTGTAGTTTTACCTTCTGATTTCAAGGGACCGAAGGAGCTTTCCCGTCTCTATGGTGTCCGCCTGACTCCGAACGATAATATATTTTTATACAATGAAGGAGCCAGATGGCTTGGCGTCCCTCATCGGATGGGTGGATTGACAAAGAAAGGAGTGGATTGCTCCGGTTTTGTGGCGATTGTGTTTCGTGAAGTCTATGGAAAGCAGTTGGCACGTTCTTCGGCTGATATGCTGAAGCATAATTGCAAGAAAGTCAGCCGTGCCAACCTGAAGGAAGGTGATCTGGTCTTTTTCCGGACGGGCAAAGGAAGGAAGAAAGTACCTAACCATGTCGGGATCTATCTGAAAAATGGTAAGTTTATCCATACCAGTACATCGAACGGTGTGATCGTCAGTAGCCTGAGTGAACCTTACTATGTCCGGACATGGCTTACCGGTGGCCGGGTGAAGAATTTGTGA